A genomic region of Novipirellula aureliae contains the following coding sequences:
- a CDS encoding type II secretion system protein GspG encodes MTRSTKKRTRRVHKNSGFTLLELLLVLSILVVIGGFVVGNLVGVSKEANEDATRAQIGLLKPVIQRYQLKMNSLPENLEALRDGPSDADKKEKWSGAYIDSIPNDAWNNPFEYSVTGDTYEIRSSGNDGQANTDDDIIVTGP; translated from the coding sequence ATGACTCGATCTACTAAAAAACGAACTCGCCGTGTCCATAAGAACAGCGGTTTTACCCTACTTGAGCTTCTCTTAGTTCTGTCCATTCTGGTCGTGATTGGCGGATTCGTGGTTGGTAATTTGGTTGGTGTATCCAAAGAGGCCAACGAAGACGCCACCCGGGCTCAGATTGGGCTGTTGAAACCGGTGATTCAGCGGTATCAACTCAAGATGAACTCGCTGCCCGAAAACCTCGAAGCGCTTCGTGACGGGCCTAGTGATGCGGATAAAAAGGAAAAATGGAGTGGAGCGTATATCGATTCCATTCCCAATGATGCTTGGAACAATCCGTTTGAATACTCTGTCACAGGTGACACGTACGAGATTCGCAGTAGCGGAAACGATGGCCAAGCCAACACCGATGATGACATCATTGTCACCGGTCCATAG
- a CDS encoding pilus assembly FimT family protein gives MPSLTLYRRTFAFTLFELLLVLAILSAIAAVTIPNLGLLMGEQKLTRASEQLRIELTRTRVDAMRAGQMMMLQWDPDLGTLKLKPFFSAVASVDSNNGSANSQSTLLTGGNQASVTAAPVYDPEAEETIELPEGVTVEVIAVTPTARSTIAEQEMVGELVTGTSPILFYSDGTTSNAVIILAHPTIGRVAVKLRGITGDVTIDEVMPL, from the coding sequence TTGCCGAGTCTCACTTTGTATCGCCGAACCTTTGCCTTCACCCTATTTGAACTGCTGCTCGTCCTCGCGATCCTGTCTGCGATCGCGGCGGTCACGATCCCCAACCTCGGTTTGTTGATGGGCGAGCAGAAGCTGACTCGCGCCAGCGAGCAGCTTCGAATCGAATTGACGCGTACCCGCGTCGATGCGATGAGAGCCGGGCAGATGATGATGCTCCAATGGGACCCCGATTTAGGCACACTGAAGCTCAAGCCGTTCTTTTCAGCCGTCGCGTCCGTCGACAGCAATAACGGTTCTGCCAACTCGCAATCCACTTTGCTAACTGGCGGTAACCAAGCGAGCGTCACGGCCGCTCCTGTCTACGACCCCGAGGCCGAAGAAACGATTGAGTTACCGGAAGGCGTTACTGTCGAGGTGATCGCTGTCACTCCGACCGCGCGGTCAACCATCGCGGAACAGGAGATGGTTGGTGAGCTGGTGACGGGAACAAGCCCGATCCTGTTTTACTCCGATGGAACGACAAGCAATGCGGTAATCATTCTGGCTCATCCGACAATCGGTCGCGTGGCAGTCAAATTGCGGGGCATTACCGGCGACGTAACGATCGACGAGGTGATGCCGCTATGA
- a CDS encoding prepilin-type N-terminal cleavage/methylation domain-containing protein gives MRTNFHRNGFTLLEILLALAILGGSLAILGTIARTGTSAARESRDLAVARILCQTKLTEILLENISPQPVVDIPITSADSGSMSPFSYSVEVMPAPLDGMLAIRVTVVAANPDGGSALATYSLSRWMIDPDLGLEALEAAEAAEAEAAAEAALTSATGGGI, from the coding sequence ATGAGAACCAACTTTCATCGCAATGGCTTTACGCTCCTTGAAATTTTGTTAGCCCTCGCGATCCTCGGTGGCTCGTTAGCCATCCTGGGCACCATTGCCAGAACCGGAACGTCCGCTGCACGTGAATCGAGAGATTTGGCGGTCGCTCGCATTTTGTGCCAAACCAAGTTGACGGAAATACTTTTGGAAAATATCTCACCACAACCGGTCGTCGATATCCCGATCACATCAGCCGATTCAGGTTCGATGTCGCCATTTTCGTACTCCGTTGAAGTGATGCCAGCACCGCTTGACGGGATGTTGGCCATTCGAGTGACGGTCGTCGCGGCGAACCCAGATGGTGGTTCCGCATTGGCAACCTATTCGCTCTCGCGATGGATGATCGATCCTGATTTGGGGCTCGAAGCGTTGGAAGCAGCGGAAGCGGCGGAAGCAGAAGCGGCGGCGGAAGCGGCCCTAACATCAGCTACTGGCGGGGGGATTTGA
- a CDS encoding prepilin-type cleavage/methylation domain-containing protein: protein MKRSAFTLIEVLLTLSMSVVLMLLIGGAIQFYSVTLNVSDMDIRQVHLATSLMQMIEDDLRSTVHPQPFDASALESMLQATASQGGDSQQASSEEDLSAAGITGDDELDVSVDSDVSVDSTVPDLLTDTSVLAVPGLIGNQYQIQIDVSCLPRLEEYLPIIDQTTSDLDDIPSDIKTVSYFVQPAGTIGGVTDSLSRLLIAANSGQATEDESGAGGLVRRSLDRHVTLEAIDNGSIMTLNQTGELLAPEITAIEFSYWDGTLWQLQWNSDEMGQLPAAVKVQLTMLDPASAMTAESDSSDPANLRVISHIIRLPMSQPVETSEEETVLSETGL, encoded by the coding sequence TTGAAACGCTCAGCATTCACTCTTATCGAAGTCTTGTTGACGCTGTCGATGTCGGTGGTCTTGATGCTGCTCATTGGCGGCGCGATCCAGTTCTACAGCGTGACATTGAACGTGAGCGATATGGACATTCGCCAAGTCCATTTAGCAACTTCGCTGATGCAAATGATTGAAGATGATCTTCGCAGCACGGTGCATCCGCAACCATTCGACGCGTCGGCATTGGAAAGCATGCTACAGGCAACCGCATCCCAGGGAGGCGATTCGCAGCAGGCATCGTCAGAGGAAGATCTATCAGCCGCTGGCATTACCGGTGACGACGAACTCGATGTTTCCGTTGATTCTGATGTTTCCGTTGATTCGACGGTGCCCGATCTGTTAACGGATACATCCGTGTTAGCCGTTCCAGGATTGATTGGCAACCAATATCAAATTCAGATCGATGTTAGCTGCCTGCCTCGGCTTGAAGAATACCTGCCCATCATTGATCAAACCACTTCGGATCTGGACGATATCCCCAGCGACATTAAAACGGTCAGCTATTTTGTCCAGCCCGCTGGGACGATCGGCGGTGTGACCGATTCGCTCAGTCGTTTGTTGATCGCTGCCAATTCGGGCCAAGCGACGGAAGACGAGTCGGGAGCCGGCGGCCTCGTTCGCCGCTCGCTCGATCGCCACGTGACTTTGGAAGCGATCGACAACGGGTCGATCATGACCCTTAACCAGACGGGCGAGTTATTGGCACCGGAGATCACCGCGATTGAATTTAGCTACTGGGATGGAACTCTCTGGCAGTTGCAATGGAACAGTGACGAAATGGGACAATTGCCTGCGGCGGTGAAAGTGCAATTGACGATGCTCGATCCGGCCTCTGCCATGACGGCCGAATCGGATTCCAGCGATCCAGCGAACTTGCGAGTGATCTCGCACATCATCCGTTTGCCGATGTCGCAGCCTGTTGAGACAAGCGAAGAAGAAACTGTCTTATCGGAGACCGGTTTATGA